In one Arenibacter antarcticus genomic region, the following are encoded:
- a CDS encoding RagB/SusD family nutrient uptake outer membrane protein: MKNYIYILLALVTFSSCESELDLPNPSELTTAGFWDTEEGARTAHTGLYANLRSSADELWLLGEIRSDIWGGRTYESEANISLIQSNITVATAPFGGWAELYTRIHRINDFLTNISNVTFINEDDKTHLIGQAYGLRALYYYTLLKTWGDVPITLEPLGKVDPATLARERSSQSEVMTLIKSDLTASLSAFGSDDSFFEGSRSYWSIAATLALKGDVFIWSGNLLGGGNADFTEAKSALQQIASLGVSLAPSIEDLWGVDNEDNSEFIFALNYKQDEAENFYNSLTGRSTEINPQFNNSGESMSSFVIAGANRYGPSEKTILLLDNNDDSRKDATFISLYIDDNGGLGYPTYNEPKYFGAIFNKFLGQVIGSERIFENDVPVYRYADVLLLLAEAKNHLGEDPSGEINEIRERAYGDNFTPIIHAYVNGSQTDNANAILNERYKEFIGEGKRWWDLRRAGTNSVFDNIEFLSPGDEFKMILPITTDMIGRNPLLVQSPGYN, from the coding sequence ATGAAGAATTATATATATATACTACTAGCTCTTGTTACTTTTAGTTCATGTGAAAGTGAACTCGATTTACCAAACCCAAGTGAATTAACCACCGCTGGTTTCTGGGATACAGAAGAAGGAGCGAGAACCGCGCATACAGGATTATATGCGAACTTAAGATCTTCAGCCGATGAATTATGGCTATTAGGAGAAATAAGGAGTGATATTTGGGGTGGACGGACTTACGAGTCGGAAGCTAACATCTCCTTAATCCAATCTAACATTACAGTCGCCACAGCACCTTTTGGTGGTTGGGCAGAGTTATACACCAGAATCCATAGGATAAATGACTTTTTGACAAATATTTCAAATGTAACCTTTATCAATGAAGACGATAAGACCCACCTTATTGGACAGGCTTATGGTTTAAGAGCGTTATACTACTACACCTTACTAAAGACTTGGGGTGATGTGCCAATTACTTTAGAGCCATTGGGCAAGGTAGATCCAGCAACCCTGGCTAGGGAAAGGTCGTCCCAAAGCGAGGTAATGACTTTGATAAAGTCCGACCTAACAGCTTCTTTAAGTGCCTTTGGATCCGATGACAGCTTTTTTGAAGGGAGTAGGTCCTATTGGTCCATAGCAGCAACATTAGCTCTTAAAGGAGACGTCTTCATCTGGTCTGGGAATTTACTTGGCGGAGGGAATGCAGATTTTACGGAAGCCAAATCTGCCTTACAGCAAATTGCCAGTTTAGGGGTAAGTTTAGCACCTAGTATTGAAGATTTATGGGGAGTGGATAATGAAGATAACAGCGAGTTTATTTTTGCCTTGAATTATAAGCAAGACGAAGCAGAGAACTTTTACAATAGCTTAACCGGTAGAAGTACCGAAATTAACCCTCAGTTTAATAACAGCGGGGAGTCTATGAGTAGCTTTGTAATTGCAGGCGCCAATAGATATGGTCCGTCTGAAAAAACCATCCTTTTATTGGACAACAATGATGATAGTCGTAAGGATGCCACTTTCATTAGTCTGTATATCGATGACAACGGAGGTTTAGGGTATCCCACCTATAACGAACCTAAATATTTTGGCGCTATTTTTAATAAATTCTTGGGACAGGTAATTGGTTCTGAACGAATTTTTGAGAATGACGTACCAGTTTATAGATATGCGGATGTGTTATTACTCTTAGCAGAAGCTAAAAACCATTTGGGTGAAGACCCCTCAGGAGAAATAAACGAAATTCGGGAAAGAGCCTATGGAGATAACTTTACTCCAATTATCCATGCCTACGTGAACGGTTCACAAACAGATAACGCTAATGCCATTTTAAATGAACGATATAAAGAATTTATAGGTGAAGGTAAAAGATGGTGGGACTTAAGAAGAGCTGGGACCAATTCTGTATTTGACAATATTGAATTCTTAAGTCCAGGAGATGAATTTAAAATGATTTTACCCATTACTACTGATATGATCGGAAGAAACCCCTTGTTGGTACAATCACCCGGGTATAATTAA
- the murA gene encoding UDP-N-acetylglucosamine 1-carboxyvinyltransferase → MGTFKIEGGHQLHGEITPQGAKNEALQILCAVLLTSEKISITNIPDIVDVNKLISLLEDLGVKIQKKGQGSYTFIADDINLDYLQSAKFKEDGRGLRGSIMLVGPLLARFGKGYIPKPGGDKIGRRRLDTHFEGFIKLGAKFRYNKEEHFYGVEAKRLKGSYMLLDEASVTGTANIVMAAVLAEGTTTIYNAACEPYLQQLCKMLNRMGAKIKGIGSNLLEIEGVETLGGTEHRMLPDMIEIGSWIGLAAMTKSELTIKDVSWDDLGQIPTIFRKMGIQLERKGDDIYIPEHKDGYEIQNYIDGSILTVSDAPWPGMTPDLLSIILVMATQAKGEVLIHQKMFESRLFFVDKLIDMGAKIILCDPHRATVIGHNFKSSLMATTMVSPDIRAGVSLLIAALSAKGTSTIHNIEQIDRGYENIDTRLRAIGAKITRV, encoded by the coding sequence ATGGGAACATTTAAAATAGAGGGCGGACATCAGTTGCATGGTGAGATTACGCCACAAGGGGCAAAGAATGAAGCACTTCAAATACTTTGTGCCGTACTGCTCACTTCAGAAAAAATATCGATTACCAATATCCCGGATATAGTAGATGTTAATAAACTAATCTCCTTACTGGAAGATTTAGGGGTTAAAATCCAGAAAAAAGGTCAAGGTTCCTATACTTTTATAGCCGATGACATTAATTTGGATTACCTTCAATCGGCCAAATTCAAAGAAGATGGACGAGGATTGCGAGGTTCAATAATGTTAGTAGGTCCTTTATTGGCGCGTTTCGGAAAAGGGTATATTCCAAAACCGGGAGGCGATAAAATAGGCCGAAGACGATTGGATACCCATTTTGAAGGCTTTATAAAACTAGGAGCCAAATTCAGGTATAACAAAGAGGAGCACTTTTATGGGGTAGAAGCCAAGCGATTAAAGGGCAGTTATATGTTATTGGACGAGGCTTCGGTTACTGGGACTGCCAATATAGTGATGGCGGCCGTGCTTGCCGAAGGAACAACCACCATTTACAATGCCGCCTGTGAGCCATACTTACAACAATTATGTAAGATGCTCAATAGAATGGGAGCAAAGATCAAAGGAATAGGGTCTAACTTATTGGAAATAGAAGGTGTTGAAACCTTGGGTGGGACCGAACACCGAATGCTTCCCGATATGATTGAAATTGGGAGTTGGATTGGATTGGCTGCCATGACCAAAAGTGAACTTACCATTAAAGACGTGAGTTGGGACGATTTGGGACAAATCCCCACTATTTTCAGAAAAATGGGCATTCAATTGGAACGCAAGGGAGATGATATCTATATCCCAGAACACAAGGATGGTTACGAAATACAAAATTATATAGACGGTTCTATTTTAACAGTATCTGATGCACCCTGGCCAGGGATGACTCCAGATTTGTTAAGTATTATCTTAGTGATGGCCACCCAAGCAAAAGGAGAGGTCTTGATCCATCAGAAAATGTTTGAAAGTCGATTGTTTTTTGTAGATAAATTGATCGATATGGGCGCTAAGATTATCCTATGCGACCCACATAGAGCTACCGTAATAGGGCATAACTTTAAGTCGAGCTTAATGGCCACCACCATGGTTTCCCCGGATATCAGGGCAGGAGTTTCTCTATTGATAGCCGCGTTGTCGGCCAAAGGTACTTCTACCATACACAACATAGAGCAAATAGATCGTGGTTATGAAAATATAGATACCCGTCTAAGGGCTATAGGAGCCAAAATCACAAGGGTCTAG
- a CDS encoding DUF4290 domain-containing protein: protein MNLVENLEYNTERSKLIIPEYGRHFQKMVDHAISIEDDEERNKVAQAIISVMGNIQPHLRDVPDFHHKLWDQLFIMSDFKLNVASPFPITSQETLQKRPEPLEYPQNFPKYRFYGNNIKRMIDVAVKWEKGDMREGLEFAIANHMKKCYLNWNKDTVDDKIIFKHLYELSDGQIDLATEGENLTESGQFLKNRVAKTPRVTTKKNTQRTHNRGKKRY from the coding sequence TTGAATTTAGTAGAAAACTTAGAATACAATACTGAGCGCTCAAAGCTCATTATACCCGAATACGGGCGCCATTTCCAAAAAATGGTGGACCATGCCATTTCCATAGAGGACGATGAAGAGAGGAATAAGGTGGCACAGGCCATAATTAGCGTTATGGGAAATATTCAGCCGCACTTAAGGGATGTCCCCGATTTTCATCATAAACTTTGGGATCAGTTGTTCATTATGTCAGATTTTAAACTGAACGTAGCGTCTCCATTTCCGATCACTTCCCAAGAAACCTTGCAAAAAAGACCGGAACCTTTAGAATATCCCCAAAATTTTCCAAAATATCGATTTTATGGGAATAATATTAAACGTATGATCGATGTTGCCGTAAAATGGGAAAAGGGCGATATGAGGGAAGGTTTGGAGTTTGCCATTGCCAATCACATGAAAAAGTGCTACCTAAATTGGAATAAGGACACTGTAGATGATAAGATCATATTTAAGCATTTATATGAACTTAGTGACGGACAGATAGATCTTGCCACAGAAGGAGAGAACTTAACGGAAAGCGGGCAATTCCTAAAAAACAGGGTTGCAAAGACCCCAAGGGTCACCACAAAAAAAAATACACAAAGAACTCATAATCGCGGTAAAAAGCGTTACTAA
- a CDS encoding DUF493 family protein, whose translation MDQNQSDDFYNRLKEQLSAVSKWPSNYLYKFILPTDTEKIKQIQDIFDNTGAVIESKKSKNAKYTSLSITVNLKNPDQVIEKYKEVGVIEGVISL comes from the coding sequence ATGGATCAAAATCAATCGGACGATTTTTACAATCGATTAAAAGAGCAATTATCAGCGGTAAGCAAGTGGCCTTCCAATTACTTGTATAAGTTTATTTTACCTACGGATACTGAAAAAATTAAGCAGATTCAGGATATCTTTGATAATACAGGTGCTGTAATTGAATCCAAAAAATCCAAAAACGCCAAATATACTAGCTTGTCCATTACGGTGAATCTAAAAAATCCGGACCAAGTTATTGAAAAATATAAGGAAGTAGGGGTGATAGAAGGGGTAATATCGCTATAA
- a CDS encoding AAA family ATPase, giving the protein MNIKKIVITGGPSTGKTSIINKIEALGYFCFEEISREITLEARNEGIPHLFKSDPLLFSERIMEGRIRQFKAGDKIEKPIVFYDRGIPDVVAYMDCFGQTYDQHFEDNCKAHRYDYIFLLPPWKEIHASDNVRYESYEEALRIHSFLEATYREYGYSIIDVPKETVDGRVNFILNKLKNY; this is encoded by the coding sequence TTGAATATTAAAAAAATTGTAATCACGGGAGGACCTAGCACTGGAAAGACTTCTATCATCAATAAAATAGAAGCGCTTGGGTACTTCTGCTTTGAGGAAATATCTAGGGAAATCACCTTGGAAGCTAGGAATGAGGGAATTCCACATTTATTTAAATCGGATCCCTTACTTTTTAGTGAACGTATTATGGAGGGAAGAATAAGACAATTTAAGGCAGGGGATAAAATAGAAAAACCAATTGTTTTCTACGATCGAGGAATTCCGGATGTTGTGGCTTATATGGATTGTTTCGGTCAAACCTACGATCAACATTTTGAAGACAATTGCAAAGCTCATAGGTACGATTATATATTTCTATTACCTCCTTGGAAAGAAATACACGCATCGGACAACGTGCGTTATGAAAGTTATGAGGAAGCCCTACGCATTCATTCATTTTTAGAAGCCACCTATAGGGAATACGGCTATTCTATTATAGATGTTCCCAAAGAAACTGTGGATGGAAGGGTTAATTTTATACTTAATAAATTAAAAAATTACTAG
- a CDS encoding ATP-dependent DNA helicase RecQ: protein MKLHPQEILQQYWGFQDFKNSQEEIIHAVLRGQDVMALLPTGGGKSLCYQIPALAQDGICIVVSPLIALIKNQVDTLKSLGIKAIALTGGISFEEVNQLLDNCLFGNYKFLYLSPERLQQDLIRDRIQQMNVNLIAIDEAHCISQWGNDFRPAYLECSLLREMAPNAPVIALTATATDLVVQDICDNLNLQDPLKVKDSFARNNIAFSVFWEEDKNYRLKELCRECKSSVIVYVRSRRMTVEITKFLTHQGHTATFFHGGISKKEKEDRLNNWLGNKVKIMVATNAFGMGIDKADVGLVIHHQIPDSMENYFQEAGRAGRNGEPARAAMIVNQNDETQVRNQFLGALPNVDFIKLLYNKLNNYFQIPFGEGSSETFQLPFNSFCDTYKLNGNLTYNGLRMLDQNSVISLTESFSQKTSIQFITSKSTIFNYLDKQQVLAPIIQTILRTYGGVFDFETKINTLLIAKKVNKTEKEVIRTLEKLEKDEIIVYNAQHSDLEITFLVPREDERTINIFAKKIKQIIAVKTDNVSQILAYVKNRSVCRNTQILAYFGEKTTADCGKCDVCIQKNPVDHDIITLIQHEIFRLLNSTNYSSRDLIRLLTYKESSVILALQGLLEDGKISVNTTNQYTINR, encoded by the coding sequence GTGAAGCTGCATCCACAGGAGATATTACAACAATATTGGGGATTCCAGGATTTTAAAAATTCGCAGGAGGAAATTATCCATGCCGTATTGCGCGGTCAAGATGTTATGGCCTTGCTGCCAACGGGTGGTGGCAAATCACTCTGTTATCAAATTCCAGCTTTAGCGCAAGACGGAATCTGTATTGTGGTATCGCCCTTAATCGCACTGATCAAAAACCAGGTAGATACTCTAAAATCTCTTGGCATAAAAGCCATAGCCTTGACCGGGGGTATTTCCTTCGAAGAGGTGAACCAACTATTGGACAATTGTCTGTTCGGCAATTATAAATTTCTGTATCTCTCTCCAGAGCGCTTGCAACAAGACCTTATTAGGGACCGCATACAGCAGATGAACGTTAACCTTATTGCCATAGATGAGGCCCATTGTATATCGCAGTGGGGAAACGATTTTAGACCGGCCTATTTGGAATGTTCCCTCCTAAGGGAAATGGCCCCAAATGCGCCTGTAATTGCCTTAACCGCCACTGCAACCGATTTAGTGGTGCAGGATATTTGCGATAATTTAAACCTACAAGACCCTCTTAAAGTAAAGGATTCTTTTGCCAGGAACAATATTGCCTTCAGTGTTTTTTGGGAGGAGGATAAAAATTATAGGCTTAAAGAATTATGCCGGGAATGCAAGTCCAGTGTCATTGTTTATGTAAGAAGTAGAAGAATGACGGTGGAGATAACCAAATTTTTGACACATCAAGGCCATACGGCCACCTTTTTCCACGGCGGTATCAGCAAAAAAGAAAAAGAAGATCGACTAAACAACTGGCTGGGAAATAAAGTAAAGATCATGGTGGCAACCAATGCCTTTGGCATGGGAATAGACAAGGCCGATGTTGGTCTAGTGATCCACCACCAGATTCCGGACAGTATGGAAAATTATTTCCAGGAAGCTGGGAGAGCGGGACGTAACGGGGAACCCGCACGTGCTGCCATGATCGTAAATCAAAACGATGAGACTCAAGTACGCAATCAATTTTTAGGAGCCCTACCCAATGTAGACTTTATAAAACTGCTATACAACAAGCTAAATAATTATTTCCAGATTCCTTTTGGGGAAGGAAGTAGTGAAACCTTTCAGTTACCCTTTAATTCATTTTGTGATACCTATAAATTAAATGGAAACCTGACTTACAATGGGTTACGGATGTTGGACCAAAATTCGGTTATATCCCTAACAGAATCATTTTCCCAAAAAACCAGTATCCAGTTTATTACCTCCAAAAGCACCATATTCAATTACTTGGATAAACAACAGGTATTGGCTCCCATAATACAGACCATTTTAAGAACTTATGGCGGGGTGTTCGATTTCGAAACCAAAATAAACACGCTTTTGATCGCCAAAAAAGTCAATAAAACGGAAAAAGAGGTGATTCGTACTTTGGAGAAATTGGAGAAGGATGAAATTATAGTCTATAATGCACAACACAGCGACCTAGAAATCACCTTTTTAGTTCCTAGGGAAGATGAACGAACCATTAATATTTTTGCAAAAAAAATAAAACAGATCATAGCTGTAAAAACGGATAATGTGTCTCAAATACTGGCTTACGTAAAAAATAGGTCTGTTTGTAGAAACACCCAAATCCTCGCCTATTTTGGTGAAAAAACGACCGCTGATTGTGGTAAATGTGATGTCTGTATCCAAAAGAATCCCGTAGATCACGATATCATTACCCTTATTCAACATGAAATTTTCAGATTATTAAATAGCACTAATTACAGTTCCCGAGATCTAATACGACTTCTGACCTATAAGGAGAGTTCAGTTATTTTAGCGTTACAAGGATTATTGGAAGATGGGAAAATCAGCGTAAATACAACAAATCAATACACAATAAACAGATGA
- the fmt gene encoding methionyl-tRNA formyltransferase: MKKPRIVFMGTPDFAVATLAALHKNDFSVVGVITAPDKPAGRGRKLNESAVKQFALANGLPVLQPTNLKDDDFLNHLKSLKPDLQIVVAFRMLPKAVWEIPNMGTFNLHASLLPDYRGAAPINWAIINGEKETGATTFFIDEKIDTGEILLQEKIQISEGDTAGSLHDRLMELGAKLVIETVNKLIAGEISPKKQQADSHLKVAHKLHRQTCEIDWGQSLDQINNKIRGLSPYPTAWSTLYNDEAELFVKIYASTKEVAAHPLKIGTVVATKSELKVAVAGGYINLMEIQLPGKRKMTTKEVLNGLKLKKNAFMR; this comes from the coding sequence ATGAAAAAGCCGAGAATCGTATTTATGGGCACCCCAGATTTTGCGGTGGCCACTTTAGCTGCCCTTCATAAAAATGACTTTTCCGTAGTGGGGGTTATTACTGCCCCGGATAAACCTGCCGGCAGAGGTAGGAAATTAAACGAATCTGCCGTGAAACAATTCGCCCTGGCAAATGGGCTTCCCGTTTTACAGCCTACCAATTTAAAGGATGATGATTTTCTGAACCATCTAAAATCCTTAAAGCCAGACTTGCAGATCGTAGTTGCCTTTAGAATGTTGCCAAAAGCAGTCTGGGAGATCCCTAATATGGGGACTTTTAACCTTCACGCCTCCCTCCTCCCCGATTATAGAGGGGCTGCACCCATAAACTGGGCAATTATAAATGGGGAAAAGGAAACCGGGGCCACCACCTTCTTTATCGATGAAAAAATAGATACAGGGGAAATATTATTACAAGAAAAAATACAAATTTCGGAGGGAGATACCGCAGGATCTCTACATGATAGGCTAATGGAGCTTGGGGCCAAGCTAGTCATTGAAACCGTAAATAAATTGATAGCTGGGGAAATAAGCCCGAAAAAACAGCAAGCGGATAGCCACTTAAAAGTGGCACATAAACTTCATAGGCAAACTTGTGAAATTGATTGGGGTCAATCTTTAGACCAAATCAATAATAAGATAAGGGGATTAAGTCCCTACCCTACCGCTTGGAGTACCCTATACAATGACGAGGCAGAGCTATTTGTTAAAATATATGCTTCCACTAAGGAAGTAGCAGCGCATCCGTTGAAGATTGGCACGGTAGTCGCTACCAAAAGTGAACTAAAGGTTGCTGTGGCAGGGGGCTATATAAATCTAATGGAAATTCAATTACCGGGAAAGCGAAAAATGACAACCAAGGAGGTCTTGAACGGGCTAAAATTGAAAAAAAATGCCTTTATGCGCTAA
- a CDS encoding HU family DNA-binding protein: MNKTELIDAMAADAGITKAAAKKALESFLGNVEGSLKNGGRVSLVGFGSWSVSKRNAREGRNPSTGKTIQIAAKNVVKFKAGSELSSAVN, translated from the coding sequence ATGAACAAAACAGAATTAATCGATGCAATGGCAGCTGATGCTGGCATTACAAAAGCAGCAGCAAAAAAGGCATTGGAATCTTTCTTAGGAAATGTTGAAGGTTCACTTAAAAATGGTGGTAGAGTATCTTTAGTAGGTTTCGGATCTTGGTCTGTATCTAAAAGAAATGCTAGAGAAGGTAGAAATCCATCCACTGGAAAGACTATCCAGATTGCAGCAAAAAATGTTGTTAAGTTTAAGGCAGGTTCTGAATTAAGTAGTGCTGTAAACTAG
- a CDS encoding YqgE/AlgH family protein, with protein MVAEKPKKGKLLIAEPTLSGDVSFHRSIVLLAEHNEEGSVGFILNKPLSYNINDLVTEIDLPFQVYNGGPVEQDNLYFIHKVPELIVNSIEISDGIYWGGDFNSIIALINNKIISEDDIRFFLGYSGWSSLQLEEELNSKSWIVLKNAYQSSIIQKSANAFWKEKMVELGGNYLIWCNSPENPNLN; from the coding sequence ATGGTAGCAGAGAAACCAAAAAAAGGCAAACTACTTATTGCCGAACCAACATTATCTGGTGATGTGTCCTTTCACAGGTCTATTGTACTGCTGGCGGAACATAACGAGGAAGGATCTGTTGGTTTTATCCTAAACAAACCGTTAAGTTATAATATAAACGATCTGGTCACTGAAATTGATCTGCCCTTTCAGGTGTACAATGGCGGTCCTGTGGAGCAGGACAATCTATATTTTATCCATAAAGTACCGGAATTGATTGTAAATAGTATTGAAATTTCCGATGGTATTTATTGGGGAGGCGATTTTAACTCTATAATAGCCTTAATAAACAATAAGATTATTTCTGAAGATGATATCCGTTTCTTTTTGGGATATTCTGGGTGGTCGTCCCTTCAATTGGAGGAGGAATTAAACTCCAAATCTTGGATCGTTCTAAAAAATGCCTACCAAAGTAGCATCATTCAAAAATCTGCCAATGCATTTTGGAAGGAAAAAATGGTGGAATTGGGTGGAAATTATCTAATATGGTGCAATTCCCCTGAAAACCCCAATCTAAATTAG
- a CDS encoding aminotransferase class IV yields the protein MINFNGDLLSKNSFFLNHENRGLRYGDALFETIRVVNGKVFFWEDHYLRLMASMRILRMEIPMTFTMEYLEEQIMAAVTANSLENSPVRVRLTVFRNNGGLYLPLTNDVSYFIEANALESPFFVLNKNTYEVELFKDFYVNPDMLSTLKTNNKLIHVVGSVFAEENGYQNCLLLNSEKMVVEALNGNLFLVKGNHIKTPPIKDGCLNGIIRKKLVGILGALEQYTIEESHISPFELQKADELFITNAIVGIQPISNYRKKEYSTVVAMDLLGKLNATARLG from the coding sequence ATGATCAATTTTAATGGTGACCTACTTTCCAAAAATTCATTTTTTCTTAACCATGAGAATAGGGGACTGCGTTATGGGGATGCACTTTTCGAAACAATAAGGGTCGTAAATGGCAAAGTGTTTTTTTGGGAAGACCACTACCTGAGGCTTATGGCCTCTATGCGGATCTTGCGTATGGAAATTCCAATGACTTTTACCATGGAATATCTGGAAGAACAGATAATGGCAGCGGTTACCGCAAACTCCTTGGAAAATAGTCCGGTACGAGTACGGCTAACGGTTTTTAGAAATAATGGTGGACTCTATTTGCCGCTCACGAATGATGTTTCTTACTTTATTGAGGCCAATGCCCTAGAATCTCCCTTTTTTGTGCTCAATAAAAACACCTATGAGGTTGAGCTTTTTAAGGACTTTTATGTCAATCCCGACATGCTGTCTACCCTAAAGACGAATAACAAGCTTATTCATGTGGTTGGGAGTGTGTTTGCCGAAGAAAATGGCTATCAGAATTGTTTGCTATTGAACAGCGAAAAGATGGTTGTAGAAGCCCTTAATGGAAATCTATTTTTGGTAAAAGGCAATCATATTAAAACACCTCCAATTAAAGATGGCTGTCTAAACGGTATTATCCGTAAAAAATTAGTGGGTATTTTAGGGGCTTTGGAGCAGTATACGATTGAGGAATCCCATATCTCTCCTTTTGAACTTCAAAAGGCGGACGAATTGTTTATTACGAATGCCATTGTAGGTATTCAGCCAATAAGTAACTATAGGAAAAAGGAATATTCCACTGTTGTGGCCATGGATCTTTTGGGCAAATTGAATGCTACGGCAAGACTAGGGTAA
- a CDS encoding START-like domain-containing protein: MNDKVKYEVEFVIQSSPQLLYQYISTPSGLSEWFADNVNSRGEMFNFIWDGSEEQAKLLKRKSDEFVKFTWIAEEDDSFFELRIIVDEITKDVSLFITDFADEDEVDESKMLWENQVSSLKQVLGSA, encoded by the coding sequence ATGAACGATAAAGTTAAATATGAAGTTGAATTTGTGATACAGTCATCACCGCAGTTGCTGTACCAATATATATCCACTCCCTCGGGACTGTCGGAATGGTTTGCCGATAACGTAAATTCTAGGGGGGAAATGTTCAATTTTATTTGGGATGGATCGGAAGAACAGGCAAAATTGCTCAAACGAAAAAGTGATGAGTTTGTTAAATTTACTTGGATTGCAGAAGAGGACGATAGCTTTTTTGAACTCCGCATTATTGTGGATGAGATAACCAAAGATGTTTCTTTATTTATCACCGATTTTGCAGATGAGGATGAAGTGGACGAATCTAAAATGCTTTGGGAAAACCAAGTATCTAGTTTGAAACAAGTTTTGGGATCGGCTTAG
- a CDS encoding transposase, with product MLNYFINRSTNASAESFNTKIKAFRARFIGVKYVEFFLYRLTIIFE from the coding sequence ATCCTGAACTATTTTATAAACAGGAGCACAAATGCATCGGCAGAATCCTTCAACACAAAAATAAAAGCCTTTAGGGCCCGGTTCATAGGTGTGAAGTATGTGGAATTCTTTCTATACAGATTAACGATAATTTTTGAATAA